GCGCCACCGTCATCCGCGACTTGCTGCTGGAAGGCCTCAAGAGCCTCCCCGACGAGCATTGGTACTCGAGGGTGGCCGCCACCTTCGGCGTAAGGGGCGGACTCAACACCGAGGGCCTCTCCTGGGTTCCGGAGCAGCCGGAGACCCTGGTGATCGGCCTGAGGTCGCCACTGTATGGCCCCGCTTTCGGAGACCCCACCTTCGGCAAGGCCTTCGCCCTGAACCACGGCAAGGCCCTCCTGGCCTTCGTCTCGAAGCCGTTCTCGGATCGGCCCGGGGTGCGGATGCAGCCGATCGACCTGGATGGCCACGGCATCCGGGACATTCAATATGTGCCTGCCCTGGGTGCCTACCTGGTGATCGGCGGACCCGTGGACAAGGCCGCAGGCTACTCCCTCTGGCTGTGCTCGCTGAAGGGGAAGACGGAGCGCATCTGGTTTCCTGAATTCGAAGGGCTGTGCCGCCCCGAAGCCGTTATGCCTGTTCCTGGGACGAACGAGGTCTACCTCTTCAGCGAAGAAGGAGGTGCCCTCTGCGAGGCACCCGCCTACACCTACCTCCGCCTGGCCTTCTCCGTCGGCGAACCCCCAAGACCCCTCTCATCCCATGAGTCAGGGCAAACGGGCACCCCCCGATAGTGCGACGAACGACCCTTCATCCAACCGGAGACATGGCCCCCGATTCACTGGATCATGTCTCCCATGGATAAGCCGGCGGATCACTCCAATCACCCCCAGAATCCCGCTTCATCCGGGAAAGTGCACTCGGATGACGAAACCGGACCGCCTGAAGCGGGTTCGCGCAGCCTTCGCATGCTTTCATCTCGAGAAAACAAATCAGCTATTTACAACCAATGTATCGAACTGCTCGACATGATCAAGTTCGAGCACACCGTGTTCGCCCTGCCCTTTGCTTTCCTGGGGGCGTTGGGGGCCGCTCAGGGAGTGCCGCCGCTGAAGACCATCCTCTGGATCCTGGCGGCGATGGTCGGCGCCCGGACGGCGGCCATGACCTTCAACCGGCTGGTGGACGCGGACCTGGATGCCGAGAACCCGCGGACGGCGGGTCGGGCCCTTCCCGCCGGCCGGGTCTCCAAGGCCGGGGCCATGGCGCTGATGGGCGCCGGCATCATCCTCTTCGGCTTGGCGGCCGGCGCCCTCGGCCCCCTCACCTGGGCCCTGTCGCCGCTGGCGCTGATCATCATCCTCGGCTATTCCCTCTGCAAGCGCTTCACCACTTGGGCCCATGTGGTGCTGGGGCTGTCGCTGGCCGGGGCGCCGCTGGGCGCCTGGATCGCGGTGTCGGGCCGGATCGAGGCCCCGGCCCTGTGGCTGTCGGCCGGCGTACTGGCCTGGACCGCGGGGTTCGACATCCTCTATG
The window above is part of the Geothrix sp. genome. Proteins encoded here:
- a CDS encoding UbiA-like polyprenyltransferase; the encoded protein is MIKFEHTVFALPFAFLGALGAAQGVPPLKTILWILAAMVGARTAAMTFNRLVDADLDAENPRTAGRALPAGRVSKAGAMALMGAGIILFGLAAGALGPLTWALSPLALIIILGYSLCKRFTTWAHVVLGLSLAGAPLGAWIAVSGRIEAPALWLSAGVLAWTAGFDILYALQDEGYDRSKGLHSVPARLGTSGALALSRALHGLALVAWALFNLQMGSHALPWLGWAAVAAMLAREQWLVRGGDLSRIDQAFFTLNSFVGLVFFLGHALEWWLSKSMLAPI